Below is a genomic region from Gammaproteobacteria bacterium.
GCACTGGCTGGCCGAACACGGCCACGACCCGGTTATGGGCGCCCGCCCCATGGGGCGGTTGATCCAGGAGCAGGTGCGCAAACCGCTGGCCGAAGAACTCCTGTTCGGACAACTGAGGAAAGGCGGGCGGGCGAGCGTTGCCGCCACCGGTGCGGGCATGGACATCAAAGTCGCTACGGAAGAGAAACAGGCAGAAGAAGAGTTGGAAGAAACCGGAAGCGCCCGGGACTAAGGAGCCCGGCATGCTGCGCGATACCGGGGCAATGAATTACGCTTCCCCTGCCGAAACCAGCACTCCGTCCCGCAGTTCCAGCACTCGTTGCATACCCGCCGCCAGACTCTCGTTATGGGTCGCCAACACCAGACCAACGCCATGGTCGCGTTGCAACTCCAGCAACTGCCGAAAAACCTGCTCGGCATGAAAGCCGTCCAGGTTGCCAGTGGGCTCATCCGCCAGCAGACAACGCGGCCGGGCAACCAGGGCGCGGGCAAGCGCAGCCCGCTGCCGTTCCCCGCCGGATAACTCTCCCGGCCGGTGCTCCAGGCGCCGCTCCAGGCCCACTTGGCACAGCGCCTCGCGGGCGCGGGCCCGCGCCGCCGCGGCCGGGTTGCCGGCGATGAGCAGCGGCAAGCTGACGTTCTCCAGGGCGGAAAACTCCGGCAACAGATGGTGAAACTGATAGACAAAACCCAGAAAGCGGTTGCGGAGCCGGTCCCGCTGCTGTTCGCTGCCCACTGACGCCGGGCGCCCGGCGATCCGCACTTCGCCGCCGCTAGCCCGGTCCAGGCCGGCCAGCAGATACAGCAACGTGCTCTTCCCCGACCCGGACGCGCCGACGATGGCCACCGACTCTCCGGCTTGCAGCCGCAGATCCACGCCGCGCAGGACTTCGACCCGTTCGGGGCCCTGGCGGAATTCCTTCCTCAACCCCTGGCAGGAGAGGACGGCCCCTTCGATTGCAGCGTCTTCGCTCATAGCGCTCATCGCTTCTTCATTCCTGAGATTCATTCATGGCGCAAGACCCGCGCCGGCTCGACGGTGGCGGCATGCCAGGCGGGATAGAGCGTGGCAACCACCCCCAACAGAAAGGCGGCAACACCGACACCCAGCACGTCTCCCCAGCGCAGGTCGGAAGGCAACTGGCTGATGTAGTAGATCTCCGGCGACAGAAAACGCACCTGGAAGAATTCCTCTATCGCTTGTACCAGGCTTTCCACATTCAGGGCCAGCCAAATACCGGCCAGCCCCCCCAGCAGGATGCCCAAAACGGTGATGCAAAGCCCCTGGGACACAAAGATCGCCAAGATGCTGCC
It encodes:
- a CDS encoding ATP-binding cassette domain-containing protein, which codes for MSEDAAIEGAVLSCQGLRKEFRQGPERVEVLRGVDLRLQAGESVAIVGASGSGKSTLLYLLAGLDRASGGEVRIAGRPASVGSEQQRDRLRNRFLGFVYQFHHLLPEFSALENVSLPLLIAGNPAAAARARAREALCQVGLERRLEHRPGELSGGERQRAALARALVARPRCLLADEPTGNLDGFHAEQVFRQLLELQRDHGVGLVLATHNESLAAGMQRVLELRDGVLVSAGEA